A part of Rhodamnia argentea isolate NSW1041297 chromosome 8, ASM2092103v1, whole genome shotgun sequence genomic DNA contains:
- the LOC115755694 gene encoding type I inositol polyphosphate 5-phosphatase 10 isoform X1 — MNQDRIKKKKSFSKKVMAMKNWIGTRLKRNLSDSPYQQPGLVLESSCLGGTGRMPIDRNVQTFRIFVATWNVGGKSPRGGLNLDEILRVDDPSDIYVLGFQEIVPLNAGNVLVIEDTEPAVKWLALINQSLNKPHNEAYKGLKASPAITSSVFFPKPSLKKISKPFRTESRRRLKACNCPSDLERKNSKDLCFRCQQPNVSEDDISSEEEDDVSNGFEITEISAASVGNQMKYGLIASKQMVGIFVTVWMRRELVQHVSHLRISCISRGIMGCLGNKGCISVSMSFHQTSFCFICSHLASGEKEGDELRRNSDVTEILKNTQFPKICRVPNSRIPTKILEHDRVIWLGDLNYRISLSYPETKRLMDWNEWDALLDKEQLKIEREAGRVFKGWKEGKISFAPTYKFSYNSDAYAGENVKSKDKRRTPAWCDRILWHGNGIRQMFYLRGDSRFSDHRPVCSEFFVDVVVTEAGTRRVTSGPNMKVGAEELLPPISR; from the exons ATGAACCAAGATAggatcaagaagaagaag TCGTTCTCTAAGAAAGTCATGGCGATGAAGAATTGGATTGGAACAAGGTTGAAGAGGAATCTGAGCGACTCCCCCT ATCAACAGCCGGGCTTGGTACTTGAGAGTTCTTGTCTCGGGGGAACTGGGCGAATGCCGATAGATCGAAATGTTCAAACTTTCAG GATTTTTGTAGCAACATGGAACGTTGGAGGCAAATCTCCTCGTGGAGGCCTGAATTTAGATGAAATTCTTCGAGTCGATGATCCGTCAGATATATATGTGTTGGG TTTTCAGGAAATCGTCCCATTAAATGCTGGGAATGTGCTTGTGATTGAAGACACTGAACCTGCAGTGAAGTGGCTCGCACTGATAAACCAGTCACTCAACAAACCGCATAATGAAGCTTATAAAGGACTGAAAGCTAGCCCTGCTATTACCAGTTCAGTTTTCTTCCCAAAACCTTCCCTTAAGAAGATCAGTAAGCCCTTTAGGACGGAGAGTAGAAGGCGGCTTAAGGCTTGCAATTGTCCATCTgatttagagaggaaaaatagtAAAGATCTCTGCTTTCGGTGTCAACAGCCAAATGTAAGCGAAGACGACATCTCTTctgaagaggaagatgatgtaTCGAACGGTTTTGAGATAACGGAGATTTCAGCTGCTTCCGTCGGTAATCAGATGAAGTACGGTCTCATAGCGAGTAAGCAGATGGTTGGAATTTTTGTCACGGTATGGATGAGAAGAGAGCTCGTGCAGCACGTCAGCCATTTAAGGATCTCGTGCATTAGCCGTGGGATCATGGGATGTCTCGGTAATAAG GGCTGCATTTCAGTTAGTATGTCATTCCATCAGACTAGCTTTTGCTTTATATGCAGTCACCTGGCATCTGGGGAAAAGGAAGGCGACGAGCTCAGGAGAAATTCGGACGTGACAGAAATTCTCAAGAACACTCAGTTCCCAAAGATATGCAGAGTCCCTAACAGCAGGATACCGACGAAGATATTAGAACACGA CCGGGTCATTTGGTTGGGCGACTTAAATTACCGAATATCTTTGAGCTATCCCGAGACTAAAAGGCTTATGGACTGGAATGAATGGGATGCACTGCTCGACAAAGAACAG TTGAAGATCGAAAGGGAGGCAGGCCGAGTGTTCAAGGGATGGAAAGAGGGAAAGATCTCCTTTGCGCCTACTTACAAGTTCTCGTACAACTCAGATGCCTATGCAGGAGAGAACGTGAAGTCGAAGGACAAAAGGAGAACTCCCGCATG GTGCGACAGAATACTATGGCACGGAAATGGGATACGGCAAATGTTTTACCTTCGAGGAGATTCCCGGTTTTCAGATCACCGCCCGGTTTGCTCAGAATTTTTTGTGGATGTTGTAGTTACCGAGGCTGGAACAAGGAGAGTAACATCCGGTCCTAACATGAAGGTTGGAGCTGAAGAACTTCTACCCCCGATCAGCAGATAG
- the LOC115755696 gene encoding ethylene-responsive transcription factor WRI1, which yields MGRSPPSSSCSSSPSSSSSSSASCVVGSSSPHDIAEKPQRKRSRKIQNRNSSADDQSPNANSPSSARRSSVYRGVTRHRWTGRFEAHLWDKSSWNNTQNKKGRQVYLGAYDSEEAAARTYDLAALKYWGPDTILNFPIDTYEKELEEMRNASKEEYLASLRRRSNGFSRGVSKYRGVARHHHNGRWEARIGRVLGNKYLYLGTYNTQEEAAAAYDMAAIQYRGANAVTNFDISNYVECLKKKGIHVDVPQPQATPADPPKSQETQHDIVPDDPKPQTPLKQEKLEQQVLRYADDLDLHPSPNCMDMDSSCIMDSADDWELSPWSFCMDVIGLNLLPVPDLMIEKGGELPDLFGERGFEDDIDLIFGGDGGVVEVEGNEVEGNDGQGMMLLCERSSSSPSSSTTSVSCDYSSV from the exons ATGGGAAggtctcctccttcctcttcctgCTCTTCTTCCCCATCATCGTCGTCCTCTTCATCAGCTTCTTGCGTTGTTGGGTCCAGTAGCCCTCATGACATAGCTGAGAAGCCCCAGAGGAAACGCTCCAGGAAAATTCAGAATCGCAATTCTTCAGCTGACGATCAATCCCCGAATGCCAACAGCCCCAGCTCCGCTCGGAGAAGCTCTGTTTACAGAGGAGTcaccag GCATAGATGGACAGGGAGGTTTGAAGCTCACCTGTGGGACAAGAGCTCCTGGAACAATACACAGAACAAGAAAGGAAGACAAG TTTATTTGG GCGCTTATGATAGCGAGGAAGCGGCCGCCCGCACCTACGACCTCGCCGCCCTGAAATACTGGGGGCCCGACACGATCTTAAATTTCCCG ATAGATACGTATGAGAAAGAGCTCGAGGAGATGCGGAACGCCTCCAAGGAGGAGTACCTGGCGTCCCTGCGGCGGCGCAGCAACGGCTTTTCTAGAGGGGTCTCGAAGTATCGCGGTGTGGCAAG GCATCATCACAATGGGAGGTGGGAGGCTAGAATTGGGCGAGTTCTTGGCAACAAGTATCTCTACTTGGGTACATACA ATACACAGGAGGAGGCGGCAGCTGCATACGACATGGCGGCCATCCAATACCGAGGAGCGAATGCGGTGACCAACTTCGACATTAGCAATTACGTTGAATGCTTGAAGAAGAAAGGCATCCATGTGGACGTGCCGCAACCCCAAGCAACACCAGCCGACCCTCCCAAATCGCAAGAAACACAGCATGACATTGTTCCTGACGACCCGAAGCCGCAAACACCCCTCAAACAAGAGAAGCTAGAGCAACAGGTCCTCCGATATGCCGATGACCTCGACCTCCACCCGTCACCCAATTGCATGGACATGGACTCCTCATGCATAATGGACTCGGCTGACGACTGGGAGCTCTCTCCCTGGAGCTTCTGCATGGACGTGATCGGGCTCAACCTGTTGCCGGTCCCGGACCTCATGATCGAGAAGGGAGGGGAACTGCCGGATCTGTTCGGTGAGCGGGGTTTCGAGGATGACATCGACTTGATCTTCGGAGGGGACGGTGGAGTGGTGGAGGTTGAAGGGAATGAGGTGGAGGGTAATGATGGGCAAGGGATGATGTTGTTGTGTGAGAGATCATCGTCCTCCCCATCTTCTTCAACAACTTCAGTTTCTTGTGACTATAGTAGTGTTTGA
- the LOC115755694 gene encoding type I inositol polyphosphate 5-phosphatase 10 isoform X2, translated as MKFFESMIRQIYMCWDSSFQEIVPLNAGNVLVIEDTEPAVKWLALINQSLNKPHNEAYKGLKASPAITSSVFFPKPSLKKISKPFRTESRRRLKACNCPSDLERKNSKDLCFRCQQPNVSEDDISSEEEDDVSNGFEITEISAASVGNQMKYGLIASKQMVGIFVTVWMRRELVQHVSHLRISCISRGIMGCLGNKGCISVSMSFHQTSFCFICSHLASGEKEGDELRRNSDVTEILKNTQFPKICRVPNSRIPTKILEHDRVIWLGDLNYRISLSYPETKRLMDWNEWDALLDKEQLKIEREAGRVFKGWKEGKISFAPTYKFSYNSDAYAGENVKSKDKRRTPAWCDRILWHGNGIRQMFYLRGDSRFSDHRPVCSEFFVDVVVTEAGTRRVTSGPNMKVGAEELLPPISR; from the exons ATGAAATTCTTCGAGTCGATGATCCGTCAGATATATATGTGTTGGG ACTCCAGTTTTCAGGAAATCGTCCCATTAAATGCTGGGAATGTGCTTGTGATTGAAGACACTGAACCTGCAGTGAAGTGGCTCGCACTGATAAACCAGTCACTCAACAAACCGCATAATGAAGCTTATAAAGGACTGAAAGCTAGCCCTGCTATTACCAGTTCAGTTTTCTTCCCAAAACCTTCCCTTAAGAAGATCAGTAAGCCCTTTAGGACGGAGAGTAGAAGGCGGCTTAAGGCTTGCAATTGTCCATCTgatttagagaggaaaaatagtAAAGATCTCTGCTTTCGGTGTCAACAGCCAAATGTAAGCGAAGACGACATCTCTTctgaagaggaagatgatgtaTCGAACGGTTTTGAGATAACGGAGATTTCAGCTGCTTCCGTCGGTAATCAGATGAAGTACGGTCTCATAGCGAGTAAGCAGATGGTTGGAATTTTTGTCACGGTATGGATGAGAAGAGAGCTCGTGCAGCACGTCAGCCATTTAAGGATCTCGTGCATTAGCCGTGGGATCATGGGATGTCTCGGTAATAAG GGCTGCATTTCAGTTAGTATGTCATTCCATCAGACTAGCTTTTGCTTTATATGCAGTCACCTGGCATCTGGGGAAAAGGAAGGCGACGAGCTCAGGAGAAATTCGGACGTGACAGAAATTCTCAAGAACACTCAGTTCCCAAAGATATGCAGAGTCCCTAACAGCAGGATACCGACGAAGATATTAGAACACGA CCGGGTCATTTGGTTGGGCGACTTAAATTACCGAATATCTTTGAGCTATCCCGAGACTAAAAGGCTTATGGACTGGAATGAATGGGATGCACTGCTCGACAAAGAACAG TTGAAGATCGAAAGGGAGGCAGGCCGAGTGTTCAAGGGATGGAAAGAGGGAAAGATCTCCTTTGCGCCTACTTACAAGTTCTCGTACAACTCAGATGCCTATGCAGGAGAGAACGTGAAGTCGAAGGACAAAAGGAGAACTCCCGCATG GTGCGACAGAATACTATGGCACGGAAATGGGATACGGCAAATGTTTTACCTTCGAGGAGATTCCCGGTTTTCAGATCACCGCCCGGTTTGCTCAGAATTTTTTGTGGATGTTGTAGTTACCGAGGCTGGAACAAGGAGAGTAACATCCGGTCCTAACATGAAGGTTGGAGCTGAAGAACTTCTACCCCCGATCAGCAGATAG
- the LOC115755697 gene encoding uncharacterized protein LOC115755697, translated as MFRSLLKLKPLRASPSPPLTVHRLSLLSLSTASSSPPPPPPIVDALIRAHGFSPESALAVAHAVAPKLAPDVDSCVALFKDRGFTPSNIATILTRFPEALLLKASNRLEPKLELFEGNGVSGGALVHVLVNDPYVLSRSLELQLVPCFNCLVKFFGTRGDVVSHLLLKRGTWVLRAFSDSMEANIDTLRRHGVPDSSIAKMMRLRPRTLSRDTGQFCDIVDEIKGMGFNPSSLLFVHAIITMAGMKRPKWAAKMAVLKKFGWSDDQVKAAFLKQPNVMGLSVEKMEKVLNFFMKGLGWKVDVLVAYPTIFMSSFENSILPRLTILLTLVSDGLLKRKLVPAGLVLSESAFLSRFVRKNSVKAPHILLMYQTKEVLPQFNVVGDLSKRMVKGGDQCL; from the exons ATGTTTCGCTCCCTGCTGAAACTCAAGCCTCTCCGAGCAAGTCCATCACCTCCATTAACTGTCCACCGCCTctcgctcctctctctctccaccgcctcctcttctcctcctcctcctcctccaatcgTTGACGCCCTCATCCGCGCTCATGGGTTCTCTCCCGAATCCGCCCTTGCCGTCGCCCACGCCGTCGCCCCTAAGCTCGCTCCCGACGTGGACTCCTGCGTCGCCCTTTTCAAGGACCGCGGCTTCACCCCCTCGAACATCGCCACCATCTTGACCAGGTTCCCCGAAGCCCTGCTTTTGAAGGCGAGCAATCGCCTTGAGCCCAAGCTCGAACTTTTCGAGGGAAACGGCGTCTCGGGTGGAGCCCTAGTTCACGTTCTCGTCAACGACCCTTATGTTCTTTCGAGGAGCCTGGAATTGCAGCTCGTTCCCTGCTTCAATTGCCTCGTCAAGTTCTTCGGGACTAGGGGAGATGTGGTGTCGCATTTGTTGCTCAAGCGCGGGACTTGGGTTCTGCGTGCGTTTTCTGATTCGATGGAGGCTAATATAGATACTCTTCGGCGGCACGGCGTGCCGGATTCGAGCATCGCGAAGATGATGAGGCTGCGCCCCAGGACCTTGTCGCGAGACACGGGTCAGTTCTGTGATATTGTGGACGAAATCAAGGGAATGGGGTTTAACCCTTCCTCCTTGTTGTTCGTTCATGCGATCATTACCATGGCTGGAATGAAGCGTCCTAAATGGGCGGCTAAGATGGCTGTTCTTAAGAAGTTTGGATGGTCAGATGACCAGGTTAAGGCGGCATTCTTGAAGCAACCCAATGTTATGGGTTTGTCTgtggagaagatggagaaggtattgaattttttcatgaaGGGGTTAGGGTGGAAAGTAGATGTCTTGGTCGCGTATCCCACTATTTTTATGTCGAGCTTCGAGAACTCCATTTTGCCCAGGTTGACCATTCTTCTCACCTTGGTATCGGACGGCCTTTTGAAGAGGAAGTTGGTGCCGGCCGGACTTGTGCTGTCTGAATCTGCGTTCTTGAGCCGGTTTGTGAGGAAGAATTCGGTCAAGGCACCCCATATTTTGTTGATGTACCAGACTAAAGAAGTTCTGCCACAATTCAACGTGGTTGGG GATTTGTCGAAACGGATGGTAAAGGGTGGTGACCAGTGTTTGTAG